A region of Plantactinospora sp. BC1 DNA encodes the following proteins:
- a CDS encoding endonuclease/exonuclease/phosphatase family protein: MRSTRRWLAVTSAVLGVLATFGVPGAALGAGGLGREASGVAAARPAEAGVGVAAVPARTVKIMTWNACGNNSACKYYEDPNGLIGTIRWHMRNHGTPMDAAIVQEVCSSFAKPLEYQLEEHYGYGWDVRFAPIKLKQSADPATSPDKQCVRGRGDYGIMLAVPDENTWWEARYLPSADGAEWRVAICATVESWWVKLCNAHFSYNGDDASYAFRTQQVAAYQAYVWPSRFRVIFGGDLNLQPPANVSYPGGGVLPLYDSFVECAQAGTGSPRTGPGTYYTSTPHDNANTIKIDYLFTNAGLPHTCGRPGSPVESSDHLPIWMTVDLPAT, encoded by the coding sequence ATGAGATCGACACGGCGCTGGTTGGCGGTCACCTCGGCGGTGCTGGGCGTACTGGCCACGTTCGGTGTGCCCGGTGCCGCGCTGGGGGCCGGCGGTCTCGGGCGGGAGGCGTCCGGAGTCGCGGCGGCCCGGCCGGCCGAGGCGGGTGTCGGGGTCGCGGCGGTACCGGCCCGGACAGTCAAGATCATGACTTGGAACGCCTGCGGCAACAACTCGGCGTGCAAATACTACGAGGACCCGAACGGGCTGATCGGGACCATCCGCTGGCACATGCGCAACCACGGCACCCCGATGGACGCGGCGATCGTCCAGGAGGTGTGCAGCTCCTTCGCCAAGCCGCTCGAATACCAACTGGAGGAGCACTACGGCTACGGCTGGGACGTCCGGTTCGCGCCGATCAAGCTGAAGCAGAGCGCCGACCCGGCGACCTCCCCGGACAAGCAGTGCGTACGCGGCCGGGGCGACTACGGGATCATGCTCGCGGTACCGGACGAGAACACCTGGTGGGAGGCGCGCTACCTGCCGTCGGCCGACGGTGCGGAGTGGCGGGTGGCGATCTGTGCCACCGTCGAGTCGTGGTGGGTGAAGCTCTGCAACGCCCACTTCTCCTACAACGGCGACGACGCCTCGTACGCGTTCCGCACCCAGCAGGTCGCGGCCTACCAGGCGTACGTCTGGCCGTCCCGGTTCCGGGTGATCTTCGGCGGTGACCTCAACCTGCAACCGCCGGCGAATGTCAGCTATCCGGGCGGCGGGGTGTTGCCGCTCTACGACTCCTTCGTGGAGTGCGCCCAGGCCGGCACCGGTTCGCCGCGTACCGGGCCGGGCACCTACTACACGAGCACCCCGCACGACAACGCCAACACCATCAAGATCGATTATCTCTTCACCAACGCCGGACTGCCGCACACCTGTGGCCGGCCCGGCTCCCCGGTCGAGTCCTCGGACCATCTGCCGATCTGGATGACGGTCGACCTGCCGGCCACCTGA
- a CDS encoding aspartate-semialdehyde dehydrogenase — protein sequence MRIGIVGATGQVGGVMRRILAERQFPVDELRLFASARSAGRTLAWRDGEVTVEDAETADYAGLDIALFSAGKGTSKALAPRVAEAGAVVIDNSSAWRMDPEVPLVVAEVNPHAAAVRPRGIIANPNCTTMAAMPVLRPLHAEAGLLSLVVATYQAVSGSGLAGVAELDEQVRKVADGAAALAFDGRAVEFPAPRQYAQPIAFNVLPLAGAIVDDGSAETDEEQKLRNESRKILEIPELKVSGTCVRVPVFTGHSLQVNARFARPLRPERARELLAGAPGVALADVPTPLLAAGQDPTYVGRLRVDETVEHGLSFFCSNDNLRKGAALNAVQIAELVAGESR from the coding sequence ATGAGGATCGGGATTGTGGGGGCCACCGGGCAGGTCGGTGGCGTGATGCGGCGGATACTCGCCGAACGCCAGTTTCCGGTGGACGAGCTGCGGCTCTTCGCCTCGGCCCGGTCGGCGGGGCGCACCCTGGCCTGGCGGGACGGTGAAGTCACCGTCGAGGACGCGGAGACCGCCGACTACGCCGGGCTGGACATCGCGCTCTTCTCGGCCGGAAAGGGTACGAGCAAGGCACTCGCCCCCCGGGTCGCCGAGGCCGGTGCGGTGGTGATCGACAACTCCTCGGCGTGGCGGATGGATCCCGAGGTGCCGCTGGTGGTCGCCGAGGTGAACCCGCACGCCGCCGCCGTACGCCCCCGGGGCATCATCGCCAACCCGAACTGCACCACGATGGCGGCGATGCCGGTGCTGCGTCCGCTGCACGCCGAGGCCGGGCTGCTCAGCCTGGTCGTGGCGACCTACCAGGCGGTCTCCGGTTCCGGACTGGCCGGGGTCGCCGAGCTGGACGAGCAGGTCCGCAAGGTCGCCGACGGTGCCGCCGCGCTCGCCTTCGACGGCCGGGCCGTCGAGTTCCCGGCCCCCCGGCAGTACGCCCAGCCGATCGCCTTCAACGTGCTGCCGCTGGCCGGCGCGATCGTCGACGACGGGTCGGCGGAGACCGACGAGGAGCAGAAGCTCCGCAACGAGAGCCGCAAGATCCTTGAGATTCCCGAGCTGAAGGTCTCCGGCACCTGCGTCCGGGTGCCGGTCTTCACCGGGCACTCGTTGCAGGTCAACGCCAGGTTCGCCCGGCCGCTCCGCCCGGAGCGGGCCCGCGAGCTGCTGGCCGGGGCCCCCGGGGTGGCGCTGGCGGACGTACCCACTCCGCTGCTGGCGGCCGGGCAGGACCCGACGTACGTCGGCCGGCTCCGGGTCGACGAGACCGTCGAGCACGGGTTGTCGTTCTTCTGCTCCAACGACAACCTGCGCAAGGGCGCGGCGCTGAACGCCGTGCAGATCGCCGAGTTGGTGGCCGGCGAGTCGCGCTGA
- a CDS encoding pitrilysin family protein, which translates to MPETGYPWPIETTRLDNGLRVVVSEDRSAPVVAVNLWYDVGSRHEPDGQTGFAHLFEHLMFEGSVNVAKTEHMQLVQGSGGSLNATTNPDRTNYFETLPSEHLALALWLEADRMGGLVPALTQETLDNQREVVKNERRQRYENVPYGDAWLRLLPLLYPPGHPYHHATIGSMADLNAADLATFQAFHTTYYAPNNAVLTVAGDASADEVFALAERYFGRLVPQPDIPPAPDGRVVPSIGAPVRETVTADVPAPRVYLAHRTHPFGGPGYDTVTVLATLLGSGRGSRLYQRLADGARLAQPDSIGAFGVDLAYAPAPMIVTATARDGVTAQELEAGLVEVLDGLADGVTGAELDRAKALLTTGWWRQLASVDGRADILGRHATQLGDPARAADRLPGWLSVTAEQVAALAAELLRPEDRATLTYLPETEEEAS; encoded by the coding sequence ATGCCCGAGACCGGTTATCCCTGGCCGATCGAGACCACCCGGCTGGACAACGGCCTGCGCGTGGTGGTCAGCGAGGATCGCAGCGCCCCCGTCGTCGCGGTCAACCTCTGGTACGACGTCGGCTCACGACACGAGCCCGACGGCCAGACCGGCTTCGCCCACCTGTTCGAACACCTGATGTTCGAGGGTTCGGTCAACGTCGCCAAGACCGAGCACATGCAGTTGGTGCAGGGCTCCGGCGGCTCGCTGAACGCGACCACCAACCCGGACCGGACCAACTACTTCGAGACGCTGCCCTCGGAGCACCTGGCGCTCGCGCTCTGGCTGGAGGCGGACCGGATGGGCGGCCTGGTGCCGGCGCTGACCCAGGAGACCCTGGACAACCAGCGCGAGGTGGTGAAGAACGAGCGGCGGCAGCGCTACGAGAACGTCCCGTACGGCGACGCCTGGCTGCGCCTGCTGCCGCTGCTCTATCCGCCCGGGCACCCCTACCACCACGCCACGATCGGCTCGATGGCCGACCTGAACGCCGCCGACCTGGCCACCTTCCAGGCGTTCCACACCACCTACTACGCGCCGAACAACGCGGTGCTCACGGTGGCCGGTGACGCCTCGGCCGACGAGGTCTTCGCGCTGGCCGAGCGCTACTTCGGCAGGCTGGTGCCGCAGCCGGACATCCCGCCGGCCCCGGACGGCCGGGTCGTGCCGAGCATCGGGGCGCCGGTCCGGGAGACCGTCACCGCTGACGTGCCCGCCCCGAGGGTCTACCTGGCGCACCGGACCCACCCGTTCGGCGGCCCCGGCTACGACACCGTGACCGTGCTGGCGACGCTGCTCGGCAGCGGCCGGGGCAGCCGGCTCTACCAGCGGCTCGCCGACGGCGCGCGGCTCGCCCAGCCGGACAGCATCGGCGCGTTCGGCGTCGACCTGGCGTACGCGCCGGCTCCGATGATCGTCACCGCCACCGCCCGGGACGGAGTGACCGCGCAGGAGTTGGAGGCGGGCCTCGTCGAGGTGCTGGACGGGCTCGCCGACGGGGTGACCGGAGCCGAACTCGACCGGGCCAAGGCGCTGCTCACCACCGGCTGGTGGCGGCAGCTCGCCAGCGTCGACGGCCGGGCCGACATCCTCGGCCGGCACGCCACCCAGCTCGGCGACCCGGCCCGGGCCGCCGACCGGCTGCCGGGCTGGCTTTCGGTCACCGCGGAGCAGGTGGCCGCGCTCGCCGCCGAGCTGCTCCGGCCCGAGGACCGGGCGACCCTGACCTACCTGCCGGAGACCGAGGAAGAGGCGTCATGA
- a CDS encoding CBS domain-containing protein, protein MTTVGEFMTTRLVTMDGGDTLTAAAQEMRDSAIGDVIVTNGDDVVGIVTDRDITVRGVAEELNPSSATLNQILTQDVVTVTQYDDAVAAADLMRTYGVRRLPVVEDGRLIGLVSLGDLAVEREPQSVLADISADEPNN, encoded by the coding sequence ATGACGACCGTCGGAGAGTTCATGACGACCCGCTTGGTGACCATGGACGGCGGCGACACGCTCACCGCTGCCGCCCAGGAGATGCGGGACAGCGCCATCGGCGACGTGATCGTGACCAACGGGGACGACGTGGTAGGTATCGTCACCGACCGCGACATCACGGTACGCGGGGTGGCCGAAGAGCTGAACCCGTCGAGCGCCACGCTGAACCAGATCCTCACCCAGGACGTGGTGACCGTGACGCAGTACGACGACGCGGTCGCCGCCGCCGACCTGATGCGGACGTACGGCGTACGGCGGTTGCCGGTGGTCGAGGACGGCCGGTTGATCGGACTGGTCTCCCTCGGCGACCTGGCGGTCGAGCGGGAGCCGCAGTCCGTGCTCGCCGACATCAGCGCCGATGAACCGAACAACTGA
- a CDS encoding SCP2 sterol-binding domain-containing protein — protein MDPTTEFFEGLNHRPPDPLLSRIRGTVRFELESGEHLDTWLLVLSAGSVSATQTDRSADCTVRTDREFFNRIAAGESNPFAALLCNRVTVEGKLGLYSYLNHLVPGPPGAHEPRDWVRQRGQR, from the coding sequence ATGGATCCGACCACGGAGTTCTTCGAAGGGCTCAACCACCGGCCCCCGGACCCGTTGCTGAGCCGGATCCGCGGCACCGTCCGCTTCGAACTCGAGTCCGGTGAGCACCTCGACACCTGGCTGCTGGTGCTCAGCGCCGGCAGTGTGAGCGCCACCCAGACGGACCGTTCGGCGGACTGCACGGTGCGGACCGACCGCGAGTTCTTCAACCGGATCGCCGCCGGCGAGTCGAACCCGTTCGCGGCGCTGCTCTGCAACCGGGTCACGGTGGAGGGGAAGCTCGGCCTGTACAGCTACCTGAACCACCTCGTTCCCGGGCCGCCGGGGGCGCACGAGCCCCGGGACTGGGTACGGCAGCGAGGGCAGCGGTGA
- a CDS encoding glycogen debranching N-terminal domain-containing protein, which produces MKPLVSILDGNTFVVSDNRGDIDPSPTFPTGLFSFDTRFLSKWELTVDGNRLNALSVDDLQYFESQFFLVPGEPTHYVDAKLSIIRHRTIGGSFVEDLTVLNHQDRPVELTVRLNAESDFADLFEIKDVQEKVGNTTVLVEKDRLRLRYQRDTYRRETIITSSAPAEFDEGGISFTLRIGAHRQWQTRLRVETLVEGAGGRDIRLSIQQHHSRSPQEMRRDLDAWLERAPKLTSDSEALTETYQRSLTDLAALRYRPLTSGPPLPAAGLPWFMTMFGRDSLITCLQSLPFTPELAGPTLRYLAMSQGVTLDDFREREPGKILHEVRYGESTAFEEQPHSPYYGSADSTPLFVILLDEYERWSGDTELVGTLEAEARAALTWIDRYGDLMGNGYVWFERRNLRNGLENQCWKDSWDGISYSDGRLPAFPRATCELQGYAYDAKMRGARLARLCWKDPVYADQLEREAAELKQRFNRDFWVDDGEYYALALDIEGGQVDALSSNMGHLLWSGIVDEDRAAKVAEHLLGPRLFSGWGVRTLAEGEGRYNPIGYHVGTVWPFDNSLIAWGLRRYGFRHEAGQIAEAMIEAGRYFDGRLPEAFAGYDRALTKYPVQYPTACSPQAWSTGTPMLLIRTLLGLDPHGEHLVVDPALPEGMGRMELLDIPGRWGLIDAFGRGRAEHSRMPPRLME; this is translated from the coding sequence ATGAAACCACTGGTCAGCATTCTCGACGGAAACACCTTCGTGGTGAGCGACAACCGGGGCGACATCGACCCGTCGCCGACCTTTCCCACCGGGCTCTTCTCGTTCGACACCCGGTTCCTGTCCAAGTGGGAGCTGACCGTCGACGGAAACCGGCTCAACGCGCTCTCCGTCGACGACCTCCAGTACTTCGAGTCGCAGTTCTTCCTGGTGCCCGGCGAGCCGACGCACTACGTGGACGCCAAGCTGTCGATCATCCGGCACCGGACGATCGGCGGCAGCTTCGTCGAGGATCTGACCGTCCTCAACCACCAGGACCGGCCGGTCGAGCTGACCGTCCGGTTGAACGCCGAGAGCGACTTCGCCGACCTGTTCGAGATCAAGGACGTGCAGGAGAAGGTCGGCAACACCACCGTGCTGGTGGAGAAGGACCGACTGCGGCTGCGCTACCAGCGGGACACCTACCGGCGCGAGACGATCATCACCTCGAGCGCACCCGCCGAGTTCGACGAGGGTGGGATCAGCTTCACGCTGCGGATCGGGGCGCACCGGCAGTGGCAGACCCGGCTGCGGGTGGAGACCCTGGTGGAGGGGGCCGGCGGCCGGGACATCCGGCTCAGCATCCAGCAGCACCACAGCCGCTCCCCGCAGGAGATGCGGCGGGACCTGGACGCCTGGCTGGAGCGGGCGCCGAAGCTCACCAGCGACAGCGAGGCGCTGACCGAGACGTACCAGCGCAGCCTGACCGACCTGGCCGCGCTGCGGTACAGGCCGCTGACCTCCGGGCCGCCGTTGCCGGCCGCCGGCCTGCCCTGGTTCATGACGATGTTCGGCCGGGACAGCCTGATCACCTGCCTCCAGTCGCTGCCGTTCACCCCGGAACTCGCCGGGCCGACGCTGCGCTACCTGGCGATGTCCCAGGGGGTGACCCTGGACGACTTCCGGGAACGCGAGCCGGGAAAGATCCTGCACGAGGTCCGGTACGGCGAGTCGACGGCCTTCGAGGAGCAGCCGCACTCGCCGTACTACGGCTCGGCCGACTCGACCCCGCTCTTCGTGATCCTGCTCGACGAGTACGAGCGGTGGAGCGGGGACACCGAGCTGGTCGGGACGCTGGAGGCCGAGGCCCGGGCCGCGCTGACCTGGATCGACCGGTACGGGGACCTGATGGGCAACGGTTACGTCTGGTTCGAACGACGCAACCTGCGCAACGGCCTGGAGAACCAGTGCTGGAAGGACTCCTGGGACGGCATCTCGTACTCCGACGGGCGGCTGCCGGCCTTCCCCCGGGCCACCTGCGAACTACAGGGCTACGCGTACGACGCCAAGATGCGGGGCGCCCGGCTCGCCCGGCTCTGCTGGAAGGATCCGGTCTACGCCGACCAGTTGGAGCGGGAGGCGGCGGAGCTGAAGCAGCGGTTCAACCGGGACTTCTGGGTCGACGACGGCGAGTACTACGCGCTGGCCCTGGACATCGAGGGCGGCCAGGTGGACGCGCTCTCGTCGAACATGGGACACCTGCTGTGGAGCGGAATCGTCGACGAGGACCGGGCCGCGAAGGTGGCCGAGCATCTGCTCGGGCCGAGGCTCTTCTCCGGCTGGGGGGTGCGGACGCTGGCCGAGGGGGAGGGGCGGTACAACCCGATCGGCTATCACGTCGGCACGGTCTGGCCGTTCGACAACTCGCTGATCGCCTGGGGCCTGCGCCGGTACGGCTTCCGGCACGAGGCGGGCCAGATCGCCGAGGCGATGATCGAGGCCGGGCGGTACTTCGACGGCCGGCTCCCGGAGGCGTTCGCCGGCTACGACCGGGCGCTGACGAAGTATCCGGTGCAGTACCCGACGGCGTGCAGCCCGCAGGCGTGGTCGACCGGTACGCCGATGCTGCTGATCCGGACCCTGCTGGGCCTCGACCCGCACGGTGAGCACCTGGTGGTGGACCCGGCCCTGCCGGAGGGGATGGGCCGGATGGAGCTGCTGGACATCCCCGGCCGGTGGGGCCTGATCGACGCCTTCGGTCGGGGCCGGGCGGAGCACAGCCGGATGCCGCCCCGGCTGATGGAGTGA
- a CDS encoding pitrilysin family protein, whose translation MSEPGPILITERPPTGAARPYTFPTVVRRTVAGGKVVAAHLPGHHLAVAVLLLDGGAGREPLGREGLSGVLAKALEEGTTRRDSTAYALALEGLGTELTIATDWDAFQVSVLVPVDRLPAAVELLAEAVRTPRLDPADITRVRDDEVTALRMYWANPGPRADAVLRADLFGADQRHGRPMDGDPDSVAAVTVDDVTAFHAAWLTRFGTLLVVGDLDRIDLDVLGTTAFAGADGAVQPAGPPLEVPVRDERRIILVDRPGSVQSTLRLGHPAPHRAHPDHVPMALAATVLGGAFTSRLNHLIREVRGYTYGIRAEFGHSRRFGRFVVSSGVQTAVTAPALVDAVGEITRTRDAGVTEPELAVARAWRAGQLSVELQTPRAIASALATLVVHDLPDDYHATLREQLLSTAEPAVSAAAATHLHPQGLTLVIEGDAAVIRDELVASGLGELVDAAG comes from the coding sequence ATGAGCGAGCCGGGTCCCATCCTGATCACGGAACGGCCGCCGACCGGGGCCGCCCGGCCGTACACCTTCCCGACGGTGGTCCGCCGGACGGTGGCCGGGGGCAAGGTGGTCGCGGCCCACCTGCCGGGGCACCATCTCGCCGTCGCGGTGCTGCTGCTCGACGGGGGCGCCGGGCGGGAGCCGCTCGGCCGGGAGGGCCTCTCCGGGGTACTCGCGAAGGCGCTGGAGGAGGGGACGACCCGGCGCGACTCCACGGCGTACGCGCTGGCGCTGGAGGGGCTCGGCACCGAGCTGACCATCGCCACCGACTGGGACGCGTTTCAGGTCAGCGTGCTGGTGCCGGTGGATCGGCTGCCGGCGGCGGTGGAGCTGCTGGCCGAGGCCGTCCGGACCCCGCGGCTCGACCCGGCGGACATCACCCGGGTACGCGACGACGAGGTCACCGCGCTGCGGATGTACTGGGCCAACCCGGGGCCACGGGCCGACGCCGTGCTCCGCGCCGACCTGTTCGGTGCGGACCAGCGGCACGGTCGCCCGATGGACGGCGATCCCGATTCGGTGGCCGCGGTCACCGTCGACGACGTCACCGCGTTCCACGCCGCCTGGCTGACCCGGTTCGGCACCCTGCTGGTCGTCGGCGACCTCGACCGGATCGACCTGGACGTGCTCGGCACCACCGCGTTCGCCGGTGCGGACGGTGCGGTGCAGCCGGCCGGTCCGCCGCTGGAGGTGCCGGTCCGGGACGAGCGGCGGATCATCCTGGTCGACCGGCCCGGCTCGGTCCAGTCCACGCTGCGGCTCGGGCACCCGGCACCGCACCGGGCCCACCCGGACCACGTGCCGATGGCGCTGGCCGCCACGGTGCTCGGCGGGGCCTTCACCTCCCGGCTGAACCACCTGATCCGGGAGGTACGCGGCTACACGTACGGGATCAGGGCCGAGTTCGGCCACTCCCGGCGGTTCGGCCGGTTCGTGGTCAGCTCCGGGGTGCAGACCGCCGTCACCGCGCCGGCCCTGGTCGACGCGGTGGGCGAGATCACCCGTACCCGGGACGCCGGGGTGACCGAGCCGGAGCTGGCGGTCGCCCGCGCCTGGCGGGCCGGGCAGCTCTCGGTGGAGTTGCAGACGCCCCGGGCCATCGCCAGCGCGCTCGCCACGCTGGTCGTGCACGACCTGCCGGACGACTACCACGCGACGCTGCGCGAGCAGTTGCTCTCCACCGCCGAGCCGGCGGTGTCGGCGGCGGCCGCGACGCACCTGCATCCGCAGGGGCTGACCCTGGTGATCGAGGGTGACGCGGCGGTGATCCGGGACGAGCTGGTCGCCAGCGGGCTCGGCGAGCTGGTCGACGCCGCCGGCTGA
- a CDS encoding PPOX class F420-dependent oxidoreductase — translation MDDRTEQALLGIIRDGSLGVLATIKRDGRPQLSNVNYCYDPERRLIRVSITADRAKTANLRRDPRASFQVSTADGWAYAVAEGVAELTPVAAERTDPTVEELIDVYRAVQGEHPDWDDYRRAMVADRRLVLRLPVDRVYGAPPRG, via the coding sequence GTGGACGACCGGACGGAACAGGCGCTGCTCGGCATCATCCGGGACGGGTCGCTCGGCGTGCTGGCGACGATCAAGCGGGACGGTCGGCCGCAACTGTCCAACGTCAACTACTGCTACGACCCGGAGCGTCGGCTGATCCGGGTCTCCATCACCGCCGACCGGGCCAAGACCGCCAACCTGCGGCGCGACCCCCGGGCGAGCTTCCAGGTCAGCACCGCCGACGGCTGGGCGTACGCGGTCGCCGAGGGCGTCGCCGAGCTGACCCCGGTGGCGGCCGAGCGGACCGACCCGACGGTCGAGGAGCTGATCGACGTCTACCGGGCGGTCCAGGGTGAGCACCCGGACTGGGACGACTACCGCCGGGCGATGGTCGCGGACCGGCGACTCGTGCTGCGGCTCCCGGTCGACCGGGTGTACGGCGCACCGCCGCGCGGCTAG